The Cicer arietinum cultivar CDC Frontier isolate Library 1 chromosome 1, Cicar.CDCFrontier_v2.0, whole genome shotgun sequence genome contains the following window.
tgaagatgaaatgATCGAGGTGAATCCGCTAGAACGAAAAGTACGAAATGAAAGAGAGACGGCAGTGGTAATCGAGAAAGATGTCTACCGTTCGTCGACCTAGAGATGCATGACGAGCCTCCATTATTGCCGACGGGACGGTGATGTTCGTCTGTAATTTCGCTCCGCCGTCCCTGTGTTATTTAATTTCcgtttcgttttttttttttttttttggtataaaGTTTTATTCCTGTTTCTTCCCAAGTCTCTTATTTTAgccaatattttattttattttacttatggaaaggatatatttttatattgcctcggttagtaaataaaaaattagagacCCATCCAATCAAAATGATACATGTTTTCATTTTAATACTTTATTCTATTAGTTTTTAGAACAtgtttacaaatatttattaaataaaatttaatttattacaagtaaaaaattatatttttctataatcacgctaaatacattaaatatttatttattattatttaatagtgAGTAATTAACACTAAAAATGTATTAAACTTATGTCGTGAATTGTTCTTTTTCAACTAAACTTTTTATAAGCAAGAGAATCACATTGAATCTTCAATCATTTGGTTATCTTACTAGTCAAACCAACTATTGGTATAACATATAGTTGGAAATTTCAGCTTATTGACCTATAAAAAAGACTTGAGTGTAAAAATTTACAATGCGACAAATTCTAAAAACTTTGTagattttaaaagattcatATCATACATAAAAGGTATTAGACAAAGAATCGATCAtactttaatattaaaattttaaaataaattaagcatATTTAACAAAAGTATTGCAATACCGAACACACTTTTACTCATAATTTCGACCAACGATTCactttttgaattatttgtcaaataaaatctatttaaataGGGATATTAAACTTAGTTTGTATAAATATAATcggaattaaattattatttttgtttttgacaaaatacattatccttttaaattacataaaaatattaaattaattttttaatttgtttttgtaacAAATAGTCGCTTGTATTTGTAAGCATtacaatatcaaattatttttaatcataattttaatttaattatttgtactCAGAGATTTATAGTGACTATTAATTTTgtcataaatcatataaaaaatagcataataaatttttatgtgattTCATAATTTGAATCAAGAGAATTTCATgtgtaattttaaaaactttaattgaatGTTTATATTATTAAGATTACTATAATCAAATTCTCTTAAttgatttgaaattaaaatcatatacaaatatttaaagATAGAGATGaagaacttaaaaaaaataaaaaaataaaaaactaataagtTTCGTGTAAGGTAacttaaaacaataaaattcattttgccTTTCTGATAGTCAATAATTTAGCTTTGTGACATGATGACATAGTGTAATTGATTGGAACAAACATAGGTAGCTTCCATATTTTACCAACCCATAAACACAAAAGTCAAAAGTTATGAACAAAATTAGAAGGCAGATAACGAAACGCACAGTCTCTAGTTTTCATATTATTGTAATCCTTAGAAGCACATCCGAATTAGTTAAAGTAATAGTAAAATAAAGTATAGGAGTGGTGACTTGTTACTGGTCTGCATGTTTGTGGGTGCAAGCTGTAGCAAGTCCAAGAAATGATAGGTGAGTTGTATTTGTGCAGTTTTCCAATCCAACCAACTCTCAACCATAAAAACCCTCCCCATCGTCCCCACTTCTTTCATCTCATTCTTCCTTGCCGTCTCTTTTACACTTTCTTTCTCCAATTCATTGCTACCTTCCAAATTAATCCCACTTTTATTATACTCCTACCCTCTCTGCTCTTCCAAATCATTATTAAACCTACGCAGATCAAAAAATCAAACACCCACACACACTCTGTTTCCCTCatccaattaattaattactatttaCCATTTCCTTTTATTATGGCTGTTGACCTACACACTGGTGACACTactcataataataacaacaacgaCGACGATGATGATCATGTTCTCTCAGTTAGCGACAACAATCACGCCTATTCACCTTTAAAACCATCACCACCCCATTCCAACCACGTTCCAATGGATGACAACAACGAAGACGATTTCATCACCGAGTTAACTCACCAAATGACTCACTTCATGCTTCAAGAAGACGATCACTCATTCGATTCCTCCCACACTCACAATTCGCAACTGGTACTCAATTTACTTaacaatttctatttatttatttatttattattattatagtagtagtaaagttaataataattaatagtgctctgttttttctttctgaaaAGTCATGGGACATAACGAGTTCGCCTGAGTCAACTCTGTGGTCACCGGTGAGTTGTAACCGAGGGAGTTCAGAAGGTTCCTCGCAGGAACCATCGCCACCAGCTACACCTGGAAAGTTCCAAGACTCTTGTTGGAAGACAATAACAACCTACGATGTGTTTGAGAATAATACTATGAAGAAACTTAACGAAAGAGCGATTTCTAAATACAATCATGATTATGAGATTGAGAGTTCTAACAAGTCCTCCAATATTAATGGCCTTAGTTCATTCCAAACGTTGATTCAGGAACAGATTCGAGCCATTGAAGTAAAGCAACAACAACATAAAATCAGTGGCATGAAACAAGATCATGTTCTGTCTCCGAAGAAAGGTAATGGGCGGAACTGGGCTGGTCGTCGTGCAATAAGGCCCAGTCCAGTGCAGACCGGTTCAGGTATGCGGGCGGTTTATCTTGGTGGGTCCGGTTCAAGATGTGGGACCGGTGTTTTCTTGCCTGGTAGTGGAACTGCTGCTTCATcagaatcaaaatcaaaatcaaccaACAAACAAGGTAATTTGGATTATGTTATGTATCATACCATATTCATTCGGTTTAGTTGCTAGCTTTCATATTCTTAGGAGTATTTTCCAAGTtgaattgaaaatgcacaaatATTGACAGAAATACATTATTGAGAATAAATAAACTAATCTTTTCATTAGAAGAGTTGTCTCAATTTTCATATTCAAAACAAACAATTTCTCTATATTTATTGTATAACACATTTTAAATAAGATTATTTTATGTGGaggataatttaaaaaaatggttCAATAAACTGAAACTGAACACTCTTCTAAATTAGATGCGAAAggaatagaataaaataacttccttactattatttattatttaagtaaaatttaaatatgttaaactTACATTAGCCTAGCTAGCCTTTCGGGTTTGCATGTGATTGAAAGGAATGGTGGGTGTGGGTGGTgaccaaatattttttatggagTTTGAATTTGACTTCTCACTAATCTATCTATGGTAACATGCTGCACACGTTTGAGTTAATGATTTGATCCTAGATTCCTTCCGGTTCGGACAGAtacacaatttaaaaataaagagactaTAGGAGCAGTTAGAGAGTTTGGTGAACAAATTTAAAGATTCTTTAATGTTGAAAACGAATCCTATTGGTTAATTAATTGTACTTCATTAATTACTGCCAAAAGAATACTAAATTGGTTTGACATGTtacacataattaaattattgattgaTTTGTGTTATGCACGATGTTGTTGTATTGCATGGTTAGGAAAAGGTTGCTCCGCTGTCCTTATACGGCCAGACTATGTAAGCAAGAAAACAAGTGTCCTAATACCAGCTAGAGTTGTGCAGGCTTTGCAACTACACTTTGACAAAACGGCTGCACTGTCTCAATCCAACCCTCCTCTTAATGCCAATGgtactatttttatatttttttattattaactattttagtATTTACTACTACTCTATCAAGCAAcaacttttatttgttttacttAATGACATTTACTTGATATTCCATGAATGTCATATATGTAGTATAGTAGTGTTTTAGatttgtcaataatttataaagttcagcaataaaatgaaattaaaatttccaTTCTGAAAAAGTgtgactatatatatatatatatatatatatatagtattataGTGTCACAAACTGACATAatctttttgtttaaaatctaacatttttaatattttctgttatttttaacttaaagtcagttatataatatattttgaacgATATATCATATgatacaataatattaaatgattaatatttattaataaaatgaatatgcATCTagatagttttaaattataagatTGTATactatgtaatttaaattatatcaaataattgtttttcaattaattttttttaaataataaataaaaaattattatatttttaaaataagaaatcgATTCTAAGAATTACTTAAAAGAAATAATCAATACGGtaattatatcaaaaatatactattttttttctttaaacatTATTTTCGACACAAACACCACTATTTATTACTGTTTTATATTCTggaaagatatttttttataaattaattactaataatgtttcattaacaaataaaatataagtattaACCATTTATTTTAACGTAGTTacaaaatgaacaaaatataaatcttattaattactaaaatataaattattaattatttgagatatttcataaagaaaattctttaaataattaataatttacatTTTAGAAGTTAACTTAATGTTCTATTAATGAGATACTTTTATACTTCAGTTATTTTGTAACTACGTTAAAATAATAGAACTTGTATTAATGgtgaataaaatattaaaaaatataagaaaacttttttgtatagaaaaagtttttctaaaaaaagaaCAGTGGTAAATCGTATGTATATAGTGTCTATGTCAACTAGATGTCCACTTGATTTGGCTTTTGGAAAGTGGTACAATTTCGTCCAGCAGTCCAAATACTCATAGCAATATTTATCACCGACTTGCAGATTATGAATCTAACATAATGTAatctgatttgatttttaataattagtATTTTGTGAATATGAATTTGTACAATATAATATAGTTGTTATTATTTCGATCTGCAGATGATGTTGTGAGCAGCATGTATCCACTTGAGAACCACCGGTTCACGACAACGCCGACAGATGTCCTGAATGATATGATTCTGCCTCATGAATGGACGTATTGAGGTTCATTTCAATTAATTGAAGAAATAATCCAGAGGCACATACATGCATTTGCAATCCTTTTAGTTTTTACACACACATGTGATCATGtcgataaaataataattgatgttataaatAATAACTCTGTTTTGGCACTTGTCAAACTGATCCATGAAATAAACAAAGAAggaattaaaatgaataaaaataataataataaactagAAAAGGAACTCCCCACCGATCGATTAGATTAGATTCATGAATATGCAGTGGGAATCTTTTATAGGTCTCTATCAGTATGACAACTACATATGTATGTAGCTTGTTTTATACTTTGCTTCTACCTTaagttgtttattttattttattttatatatctaaGTTTGCGTAGCACGTAATAAAGTCCCGAGTCATGATAGAGAGAGGGATGCAAAAAATAAGGAATGAAATCTAGTAGTCTATTCTCTACTATATTATTGCTAAGCAAATTAAAGTATACGGGGATGTCTTTTAAAATCCTTCTAATGATGTAAAGCTTGAGCAATGAAATAATTGCTGCGAATCATAAATCATAGTAATTCGTTTTTTTATCCTCTTAACTCGTATTTCTGTGCTCTAACCGTAAATTTCCGTTAACAGCCAAGTGTCCCGCATTCATCTGGGTATCGAGTttgattttagaaaaatataataggGACTCTATGTAGTCCCCATACTACCTTAAATCCTATTTTTGCCTccacattttttataataactattcaacaaaaaaatctgacaattttaataactaacaaaaatttaagagggccattttttttatatatttacttgaataatcaacaaaaatataactTCTTTTTATCCCAAAAATTGAAcaatttattgattattttgaattaattaataaaacattgTCGCATATTAGTAATAGTTTAATTGATATGCACCggcaatataaatatttgttatattgtaaatcaaacatatatatcACAAAAGTCATATAAatgatgattttgatttgttgacATAATAAATTTTACTCTAACAAtcatcataattataatttttttttcttctcttgttCTACCAACAAACATAAGagaatagaattttttttttactatattctTTGGCGAATTTTGAGAACATATGTAgcattttttaagaaattttgaaTATGTCGGATGCTTAAAATACTAAGCCCGTTTACTTATGAAATTATCTtgtgttttcaaatttttaaatatgtgtttattttatcttGATGAGAGAAATTGTCGAAAAGATGAGTAAAATGTCAATTACTGAAGAttcattttcataaataaatataatagttttttgttgttgtcattttcattatttataaaaagatataCAATTGTTCACTTCAAAagtattttaactatttattaataagtaaaactaaaataaaatttagaaaataaaaataaaaaatattttcacaaataaattgttagaaccaaattgattttatatttagagttttgatgttaacaaaagtattttatgaaaacaatatatttgatttcaaagagtatgaaagaaaattcatatttttgaagaaaatctaaaataaaatttgattcaaatttataattgaagaaaatctaaaataaagatttaatttaaatttataattgaagaaaatctaaaataagattttattcaaatttctaattgaaaaaaacctaaaataaaatttgattcaaatttataattgatgaaaatttaaaataagatttgattcatatttataattgaataatttttttttaccaatttaaaaataagatatggtcaagatttgaagaatattcgaaaaatatttgatcaacatttgatgaaaattttaaaaagattttatttgaagaatttacaaagtcgatctacacaaaatagaaacacaatcactttaaataatttacaaattcaatttacacaaaataggaacataatcaatctaaataatttataaactcaatctgaacaagatacaattcaaaattaaacaaatactagattgaaattcaaattttcactataaatagacactcaaggcataatgagaaaaatatcgaaaaataaaaaagagtaacTCAAGGTCAAAGTTCTCAATTCTCCTTATAGTTGAAAGAGATAGACACTTGTTcagattataaatattttctgagtATTCTTTTCTTAAAgtatgagagttattattattatcagctttgttagaagcaactacttaagttccaatcttttgtattcaaCCGATAGCGATTTAGTTTCTTATTCAATATGGATTTGTCAGGTTATTTGGGAAGATTGATTTGGAGAGTCAGATAGACACTTGTTcagattataaatattttctgagtATTCTTTTCTTAAAgtatgagagttattattattatcagctttgttagaagcaactacttaagttccaatcttttgtattcaaCCGATAGCGATTTAGTTTCTTATTCAATATGGATTTGTCAGGTTATTTGGGAAGATTGATTTGGAGAGTCAGATAAACACTTGTttagattataaatattttttgagtatTCTTTTCTTAAAgtatgagagttattattattatcagctttgttagaagcaactacttaagttccaatcttttgtattcaaCCGATAGCGATTTAGTTTCTTATTCAATATGGATTTGTCAGGTTACTTGGGAAGATTGATTTGGAGAGTCAGATAGACACTTGTttagattataaatattttttgagtatTCTTTTCTTAAAgtatgagagttattattattatcagctttgttagaagcaactacttaagttccaatcttttgtattcaaCCGATAGTGATTTAGTTTCTTATTCAATATGGATTTGTCAGGTTATTTGGGAAGATTGATTTGGAGAGTCAGATAAACACTTGTttagattataaatattttttgagtatTCTTTTCTTAAAgtatgagagttattattattatcagctttgttagaagcaactacttaagttccaatcttttgtattcaaCCGATAGCGATTTAGTTTCTTATTCAATATGGATTTGTCAGGTTATTTGGGAAGATTGATTTGGAGAGTCAGATAAACACTTGTttagattataaatattttttgagtatTCTTTTCTTAAAgtatgagagttattattattatcagctttgttagaagcaactacttaagttccaatcttttgtattcaaCCGATAGCGATTTAGTTTCTTATTCAATATGGATTTGTCAGGTTACTTGGGAAGATTGATTTGGAGAGTCAGATAGACACTTGTttagattataaatattttttgagtatTCTTTTCTTAAAgtatgagagttattattattatcagctttgttagaagcaactacttaagttccaatcttttgtattcaaCCGATAGCGATTTAGTTTCTTATTCAATATGGATTTGTCAGGTTACTTGGGAAGATTGATTTGGAGAGTCAGATAGACACTTGTTcagattataaatattttctgagtATTCTTTTCTTAAAgtatgagagttattattattatcagctttgttagaagcaactacttaagttccaatcttttgtattcaaCCGATAGcgatttagttttttattcaaTATGGATTTGTCAGGTTATTTGGAAAGATTGATTTGGAGAGTCAAGTGATTTGTAATTCaagatatttaaatttagtGGATTAAATGAATGAATGGATGCGATGTAGGCAAGTTATTCTGCTATCGAAATACGACGACAACAGCAATTTCAATTTATTCCATAACTTAATATCTGAATTAGGCCCAATAATGGTCTGGATTCCCTAGAATCATTTAAATGGGCCCATATTAGTCCTACCAAATCatctttcaataataataaatcaaaaaggCTAAAGCCAATCCAACCACACGAGGCATAATCATATGGGACCCGAGAACACGATAAGCTTTACATCTATTTGATGCACTCATCACCGTATGATCACGTATCACACATTTAAGCCGTTAGATGAAAACCATGGACCCCACCACACGAATCTTCATTGACTATCATCACTCATCAAAGTTACAGTAATCACTGCACAGAAATCAAGCCAAGCGAGAAAGAaacatctctctctctctaggACGACACTCCAAGTGTTGGAAGTGGAGTTTGCGTTTTGGTGTTGCTGGCCTTGCACTTCATTCTGCTGCGACGTCGTTTTCCAACCAAACGACGGCACCGAcactcttttctttttctccaAGCTAAACAACACTCAGTTTCATCCCTTTCATTTCTCGCTTCTCAGGTATGCATTCCCTAACTTCAAATTACAGTTTAGATATTTTATTACTTTAGCATTTAGATTCGCCTTCTAATCTATTATTATACTTTACATAAGTAAATCAATTAGGCATTAGCTACATTTTTAACCTTGCTTCAATGACCTATTTACCAACCGTTAAATTCATCTGTTTAATAGCTAGAAATGAATAATGGAATATTGGAGCGTTTCGTTCCGTTATTTTGAAAACATTTTGCAATTAGTCGTTGTTGCATGATGATAATGCACATTTTTCTTTAATCGATAATGTTTTTGAAAATAGGCTTGCGTGCGTGGACCACTACCATTTGTTTTTTCAGCTTCCGCAATTTTTGCTTATGTGATTTCGGTTTTGTCCCTGCATTATTCATCcacttcatttttaatttcaatttcaattttttgcaATAATTCATAAACAGACTTACACTTTTAATTTGCAAAATTCCCCTCCTCTGATTTCTCATATCTTGAGCActtgttttagatgatagattAGGAGCAACAGTTCAAAGCAGAAAAGCTCCAACCTTTATACCCTTTAGTTTCTATTGTGAGCAGGGTTGGTTGGTTTGTGAGTGAGGCTGAGGGGAAAGGGGAGTGATTGTGAGGGACGTTTTCCTAAAGGTTTATCATTATGGTTTCTTTACATAATGATTTTTCAGTCTTATACATTCTCACCATTATACTAACTAGTTCCATGCGATGTTGAGTTTGCTCATTTGTTGATGCAGACTGACCAAATTAAAGTCATAGCAGgtttattttctctttaataTGGTTTAGTATTacttattattagttttttcatttgtttcatcGGGTTATTAAAATgaggaaacaaaaataaaatgggaGTAGAAGTAGATGATACCCCTgatattaatatgttttttttgtatTCTCTATATAAGTGATAATTCAGCTAATGTAATCTTTGTTTTTTGGAAGTTTGATTTGTAATTGTAATTCAGTTTTGCAGATGGAAAACAATTAGTAACATTTTTCCAACTGAAATCTCTTCTGGAAACAAAAAGGTATTTTCAAAGCTGGAGCTTGGAATGTTTATCCAACTGATCTCAGATTAGAACTGAAGCCCGGAAGTTATCCACCAGCATGAGTAGAAAACTTATTGATGGGTTCAAACCAGAGAAGTCTTCTCTATCATATGCTGATGTTCATAATGAAATTACCAGGAATTTGGCAGAGAATTCTTTAAAAAGTTTTCCGAATCAGCAAAAGCAAGCAACTTGTGGAAGAGAAAATGAGGAAGACGAGGTTGTTAAGTATATGTCGAGTTTACCAGGTTATTTGGAGAGGGGAGAAAAAATCCCTGATAAGTGT
Protein-coding sequences here:
- the LOC101499724 gene encoding uncharacterized protein yields the protein MIGELYLCSFPIQPTLNHKNPPHRPHFFHLILPCRLFYTFFLQFIATFQINPTFIILLPSLLFQIIIKPTQIKKSNTHTHSVSLIQLINYYLPFPFIMAVDLHTGDTTHNNNNNDDDDDHVLSVSDNNHAYSPLKPSPPHSNHVPMDDNNEDDFITELTHQMTHFMLQEDDHSFDSSHTHNSQLSWDITSSPESTLWSPVSCNRGSSEGSSQEPSPPATPGKFQDSCWKTITTYDVFENNTMKKLNERAISKYNHDYEIESSNKSSNINGLSSFQTLIQEQIRAIEVKQQQHKISGMKQDHVLSPKKGNGRNWAGRRAIRPSPVQTGSGMRAVYLGGSGSRCGTGVFLPGSGTAASSESKSKSTNKQGKGCSAVLIRPDYVSKKTSVLIPARVVQALQLHFDKTAALSQSNPPLNANDDVVSSMYPLENHRFTTTPTDVLNDMILPHEWTY